The proteins below come from a single Caldisericia bacterium genomic window:
- a CDS encoding YkgJ family cysteine cluster protein — MKGTKEFKVYYKERNREKLKKTVISDICLFCDAPCCKENFVPLTEEEVRSGFYEMEFKTWIDPETGKIRSGWVLKRRKDGSCIYLTKFNMCSIWKNRPIACRLYACDKIKKKEERRNENKDGSLSR, encoded by the coding sequence ATGAAAGGAACGAAAGAATTTAAAGTTTATTATAAAGAGAGAAATAGAGAGAAACTAAAGAAAACGGTAATATCAGACATTTGCCTCTTCTGTGATGCACCATGCTGTAAAGAAAACTTTGTTCCACTAACAGAGGAAGAGGTAAGAAGTGGCTTCTATGAGATGGAATTTAAAACATGGATTGATCCTGAAACTGGAAAAATAAGGTCTGGATGGGTTTTAAAGAGAAGAAAGGATGGAAGCTGCATCTACCTTACAAAATTTAACATGTGTTCAATATGGAAGAATAGACCCATTGCATGTAGATTATACGCCTGTGATAAAATAAAGAAGAAAGAGGAGAGAAGGAATGAAAACAAAGATGGTAGTCTTAGTAGATAA
- a CDS encoding MBL fold metallo-hydrolase, whose product MKTKMVVLVDNEEGDELIPSWGLSIYIEREDFKLLFDTGDNPEILNKNAEKLNIDLSKIDALILSHNHYDHTGGLPYIGNITKGISVYIPEKSMTKMVERYGLKPICVKDTLKIHPNFTLYKFEGPIPEQSLIAESNGKNFFVVGCSHPKIENMVVEVNQKMGIEIFGIVGGFHLYTETLERLKRIKEIFVKLGVKEIYPIHCTGKTAREFFSRELKEIYKGGRGGTRIEF is encoded by the coding sequence ATGAAAACAAAGATGGTAGTCTTAGTAGATAATGAGGAAGGTGACGAACTTATACCCTCCTGGGGTCTTTCCATATACATAGAGAGAGAGGATTTTAAACTCCTATTTGATACAGGAGATAATCCCGAAATCCTTAACAAAAATGCAGAGAAATTAAACATAGATCTCTCAAAAATTGATGCCCTTATCCTATCCCACAATCACTATGATCACACAGGTGGGCTTCCATATATAGGGAACATAACAAAGGGAATCTCCGTTTATATACCTGAAAAAAGCATGACAAAGATGGTGGAGAGATATGGTTTAAAACCAATATGTGTTAAAGATACTCTTAAAATACATCCCAACTTCACATTGTATAAATTTGAAGGTCCTATCCCTGAACAATCCCTGATAGCTGAGAGTAATGGAAAAAATTTCTTCGTTGTTGGATGTTCCCATCCAAAAATAGAGAATATGGTGGTAGAAGTTAATCAAAAGATGGGTATAGAGATATTTGGTATTGTTGGAGGTTTCCACCTTTATACAGAGACTCTGGAGAGACTCAAAAGAATAAAAGAGATCTTCGTCAAACTGGGAGTAAAGGAAATCTATCCAATTCACTGTACAGGGAAAACCGCAAGGGAGTTTTTTAGTAGAGAGCTAAAAGAAATCTATAAAGGAGGGAGAGGAGGAACAAGAATTGAGTTTTAA
- a CDS encoding DHH family phosphoesterase — MFDLKRVSVRFKEEIKSIEKERRIVILSHVDADGVSAGVLVHKALRENGFNVVDLLYPKKGENGFSDSVIGRVLEKKPDVVFIVDLGSYKKEFKGVEKIIIIDHHKPEGVVENGVLFTSFPPPPYISAAYLSFLLFDNIGFSPKDFLGAIGEAGDFGTSVKDVPMYENILKKYKKKWISHVASLVNAARRIPEFDIKTSTRYLMNANEFSDLLSESEAKSTLETYRKRVKREVDRWKRVRPKFSGSLVLLEINSPYLIHPIIAQIWRNVLKNYIVVCANYGYIDGRVAFSMRTNLSISLLSFLRKYTEPSLDEDLGFGHERATGGIVTVEKWKNIVSLWGFKDS, encoded by the coding sequence ATGTTTGATTTAAAGAGAGTTTCAGTAAGATTTAAAGAGGAGATTAAAAGTATTGAAAAGGAGAGAAGAATAGTTATCCTTTCCCATGTAGATGCAGATGGAGTGAGCGCAGGTGTTCTTGTCCATAAAGCACTTAGGGAAAATGGTTTTAATGTAGTAGATTTGTTGTATCCGAAGAAAGGGGAAAATGGTTTTTCAGATTCAGTTATAGGGAGAGTCCTTGAGAAGAAACCAGATGTGGTTTTTATTGTGGATCTTGGTTCTTATAAAAAGGAATTTAAGGGCGTGGAGAAGATTATAATTATTGATCATCATAAACCAGAAGGTGTAGTTGAGAATGGAGTTCTGTTTACCTCCTTTCCTCCTCCACCATACATTTCTGCAGCTTATCTTTCGTTTCTCTTATTTGATAATATTGGTTTTTCTCCTAAGGATTTTTTAGGAGCTATAGGGGAGGCGGGGGATTTTGGAACGTCGGTTAAGGATGTTCCCATGTATGAGAATATTTTAAAAAAATACAAGAAGAAGTGGATTTCCCATGTTGCATCTCTTGTTAATGCTGCAAGGAGAATCCCTGAGTTTGATATTAAAACATCCACAAGGTATCTTATGAATGCCAATGAATTTTCTGATTTATTGAGTGAATCGGAGGCGAAATCCACCCTTGAAACATATAGAAAGAGAGTGAAAAGGGAAGTGGATAGATGGAAGAGAGTTAGACCAAAATTTTCTGGAAGTCTTGTTCTTTTGGAGATAAATTCACCATATCTTATTCACCCAATAATTGCACAGATATGGAGGAATGTTCTTAAAAATTACATAGTTGTGTGTGCAAATTATGGATACATTGATGGAAGAGTTGCCTTTTCCATGAGAACAAATCTTTCCATTTCACTTCTCTCCTTCTTAAGAAAATATACAGAGCCAAGTCTTGATGAAGACCTTGGTTTTGGTCATGAGAGGGCAACTGGTGGTATAGTTACTGTTGAGAAGTGGAAGAATATAGTTTCTCTATGGGGTTTTAAGGATTCTTAA
- a CDS encoding aminotransferase class I/II-fold pyridoxal phosphate-dependent enzyme: MDKKIKFSTKCIHSGEYIDKETGAVNTPIFQSSTFVLSDEDYKKILEGKAREAWIYSRYGNPTRRAAERKIAEICKGEDALLFSSGMAAISTTLLTFLSEGDEIITTLDLYGGTLSFIKNELPKFGIVVKYVDQTKPEEIKKAATERTKLLYFETLSNPLLKILDVDEVVKIGKELGVPVIVDNTFLTPYNLTPLDRGVDIEIHSVTKYLNGHSDVVGGVVVGSKNYIDMIWERMIRYGGSMDPVSAFLLERGLKTLSLRMERHNINALRIATFLSTHEKVRNVIYPTLDNYPYILSSVRYLTKGAGGMVSFEIKGDDEDGLKFMRNLKIIKEATSLGGVESLVSMPFNTSHASLTKEEREKIGIGPGFVRLSVGIEDVDDLIWDIDQALKKI, encoded by the coding sequence ATGGATAAGAAGATTAAATTTTCTACAAAGTGCATTCATTCAGGTGAGTATATTGATAAGGAAACAGGTGCTGTAAATACACCAATATTTCAGAGTTCAACATTTGTCTTAAGTGATGAAGATTACAAGAAAATTCTTGAGGGAAAGGCAAGAGAGGCATGGATATATTCAAGGTATGGTAATCCCACAAGAAGAGCTGCAGAAAGAAAAATAGCCGAGATATGCAAAGGAGAGGATGCTCTTCTCTTCTCCTCAGGAATGGCAGCCATATCAACAACACTTCTTACATTTCTTTCAGAGGGAGATGAAATAATAACCACACTGGATCTTTATGGAGGGACCCTGTCTTTTATAAAGAATGAACTTCCTAAATTTGGAATAGTTGTAAAGTATGTGGATCAAACAAAACCTGAAGAGATAAAGAAGGCAGCCACTGAGAGAACAAAATTGTTATACTTTGAAACACTCTCAAATCCTCTTTTAAAGATTCTTGATGTGGATGAGGTTGTAAAAATAGGTAAAGAACTTGGAGTACCAGTTATAGTGGATAACACCTTTTTAACTCCCTATAACCTGACGCCACTTGATAGGGGTGTTGATATAGAGATACATTCTGTGACCAAGTATCTGAATGGCCATAGTGATGTTGTGGGTGGAGTTGTAGTTGGAAGCAAGAATTATATAGATATGATCTGGGAGAGAATGATAAGATATGGTGGCTCTATGGATCCAGTTTCTGCATTTCTTCTTGAGAGGGGGCTTAAGACACTTTCTTTAAGAATGGAGAGGCACAATATAAACGCATTAAGGATTGCAACATTTCTTTCAACACATGAAAAGGTAAGAAATGTAATATACCCGACCCTCGATAATTATCCATATATTCTCTCCAGTGTAAGATACCTTACAAAGGGAGCTGGTGGAATGGTTAGTTTTGAAATAAAGGGGGATGATGAGGATGGACTTAAGTTTATGAGGAATCTTAAGATTATAAAAGAGGCAACAAGTCTTGGTGGGGTGGAGAGTCTTGTAAGTATGCCTTTTAACACATCTCATGCCTCATTGACCAAGGAGGAGAGGGAAAAGATAGGGATTGGACCAGGTTTTGTAAGGTTGTCAGTGGGCATAGAGGATGTGGATGATCTTATATGGGACATTGATCAGGCATTAAAGAAAATTTAA